One Rhizoctonia solani chromosome 2, complete sequence DNA segment encodes these proteins:
- a CDS encoding integrase core domain protein has translation MAEKTPTITGASGLHRIPSLRGTENYNTWRIQMEDILTDLDLYSYVDGTNERPEPKIKIRVTGRKDDDGNDLPDLEVGDDDSAHTEWIKADRKALSNIRLRVEGNVLTHIQSCKYSADAWNLLAATFQVKGTVGLIDLRRKFFSHRMSDSEDIEEHIQRMRGWFQQINDIAPNSCTEADWITTLVASLPDSWDTFTQSVSFEFDTEDKNKLANQVSDLRSRIMAEAHRRNTRQPDGKTFFATNKPSFNKFVRTNMSNKGPDKSKSKCNNCGKIGHWAAECQGPGGGAFKPNHSNKGGQPNRRFNTPGKARNGNARTHIAIANNSEHKEYAFSTLEDEISLIGKTPDTWIADSGTTTHIAIDRNAFSDYTKSSGYVAGVTGKEPIMGRGTVELLCLNNTEKNEYTKIRLTNVAHVPSSPANLISLSLVTDKGTRILMDQNELQILDKNNRPIIIGSKLKNRKQGNLWKISVKPVNNCNQKLKNNKLTEIVLTKQTGRTWFEWHKVLGHIGLQALQQLKSNKAINGMEIIEDNIGLNFECNVCMQSKAHTQPFPKESQTKVSEIGELIVTNVWGPAQTTSIGRYRYDVSFTDVATRFTCLGFLKHKDETLNKYKAFEAMINTQKDKKIKQVCFDNGCEFVNKDWIKHTNLKGTILETMAPYSVQQNGIAERLNRTLADKACAMLLESGAPKFLWNKAIAYACYLKNRVPTQVQGKFWKTPFKAFWGKRPNGESRSKLELKTFTALFTGILDVQGKSWRYYKTGANRILHSRNILFPRTHTQANNIHNNTDWGESVVPPAEGERMTRTNSTAEQRNKNARTGGAN, from the exons ATGGCTGAGAAAACACCAACCATTACTGGTGCAAGCGGATTGCACCGAATCCCATCCCTCCGGGGAACTGAGAATTACAACACATGGCGTATACAGATGGAAGATATACTTACCGATCTCGATCTGTATAGCTATGTAGACGGCACAAATGAAAGACCCGAACCTAAGATAAAAATCAGGGTTACTGGTCGCAAAGACGATGATGGAAACGACTTACCCGATCTTGAAGTAGGCGATGATGATTCCGCACACACGGAATGGATCAAAGCCGATCGTAAAGCACTGTCAAATATTAGACTAAGAGTCGAAGGGAACGTACTTACACACATacaatcatgtaaatactccGCCGACGCTTGGAATCTCTTGGCAGCAACATTTCAAGTTAAGGGTACTGTTGGACTAATCGACTTACGAAGAAAGTTCTTCAGCCACAGGATGTCGGACAGCGaagacattgaggaacacATACAACGTATGCGTGGATGgttccaacaaatcaatgacaTCGCACCAAACTCGTGCACTGAAGCCGATTGGATAACCACGTTAGTAGCAAGCCTACCTGACTCATGGGACACGTTCACCCAGTCTGTAAGCTTCGAATTCGACACTGAAGACAAGAATAAATTAGCCAATCAAGTGAGTGACCTACGCTCACGTATTATGGCCGAAGCACACCGAAGAAATACCCGACAACCTGACGGTAAGACTTTCTTCGCTACAAATAAACCGAGCTTCAATAAATTCGTACGTACCAATATGAGTAATAAAGGCCCAGATAAGTCTAAATCGAAATGCAATAACTGCGGAAAGATCGGACACTGGGCAGCCGAATGCCAAGGTCCAGGTGGAGGCGCATTCAAGCCCAACCATTCAAATAAAGGCGGTCAACCAAACAGAAGATTCAACACACCAGGAAAAGCTAGGAATGGCAATGCCCgcacgcatatagccatagCTAATAACTCCGAACATAAAGAATATGCGTTCTCGACCCTCGAGGACGAAATAAGCCTGATAGGCAAGACCCCCGACACCTGGATAGCGGATAGCGGCACTACTACTCACATAGCAATTGATCGGAATGCATTCTCCGATTATACCAAGTCATCCGGCTACGTCGCCGGAGTCACTGGCAAAGAGCCAATAATGGGCCGCGGCACTGTAGAGCTATTGTGCTTAAATAATACAGAGAAGAACGAATACACGAAGATTAGGCTCACCAATGTAGCTCACGTGCCGAGTTCGCCCGCGAACCTAATCAGCTTATCATTAGTAACTGATAAAGGCACTAGAATTCTGATGGATCAGAATGAATTGCAAATACTAGATAAAAACAATAGACCAATCATTATTGGATCAAAGTTGAAAAATcgcaaacaaggaaacctTTGGAAGATCAGCGTGAAACCCGTAAACAATTGCAATCAGAAGCTCAAGAACAATAAACTTACTGAAATAGTACTGACCAAACAAACCGGACGCACATGGTTTGAATGGCACAAGGTACTTGGGCACATCGGCCTGCAAGCACTCCAACAACTAAAATCCAACAAAGCAATCAACGGAATGGAGATAATAGAAGACAACATTGGACTCAACTTTGAATGCAACGTATGTATGCAGTCAAAAGCACACACCCAACCGTTTCCAAAAGAATCGCAAACCAAAGTGTCTGAAATCGGCGAATTAATTGTTACCAATGTATGGGGACCCGCTCAAACTACATCTATAGGACGATACAGATATGATGTATCATTTACTGACGTTGCGACTAGATTCACTTGCTTAGGATTTCTCAAACATAAGGATGAAACTCTGAACAAGTATAAAGCATTTGAAGCAATGATAAATACACAGAAAGATAAAAAGATAAAGCAAGTATGCTTTGACAACGGTTGTGAATTTGTAAATAAAGATTGGATCAAGCACACTAACCTGAAAGGTACAATTTTAGAAACCATGGCCCCATACTCAGTGCAACAAAATGGTATTGCTGAAAGGTTAAATCGCACATTAGCAGACAAAGCATGTGCAATGCTACTTGAATCGGGCGCACCAAAGTTCCTTTGGAACAAAGCAATTGCGTACGCCTGTTACCTGAAAAATCGAGTACCAACGCAAGTGCAAGGAAAGTTCTGGAAAACGCCGTTCAAAGCGTTTTGGGGTAAGAGACCCAAC GGGGAGAGCCGCTCTAAGTTAGAATTGAAGACGTTCACGGCTCTATTTACCGGCATATTGGACGTTCAAGGCAAAAGCTGGCGTTATTACAAAACGGGAGCAAACCGTATATTGCACTCACGCAATATATTGTTCCCAAGAACCCATACACAGGCCAATAACATACACAACAACACGGATTGGGGGGAATCAGTCGTTCCACCTGCTGAGGGGGAGAGAATGACTCGCACCAACAGCACTGCGGAACAACGCAACAAAAATGCTAGAACAGGGGGAGCAAATTGA
- a CDS encoding Retrotransposable element Tf2 protein, producing the protein MEPEPTLASLLEAINTLTSQVGSLQAQIHSQGQQLSELKAICKETNNLVGNKDQGGAQAKPGPLTGPVTPPTHSGGEAHTPGTVRPGLKAPFRPSRGTGFDSEEEEEPRRPKKEPCSTPRSLSSLTPFDTGSSVKRPKMDLPDPYKGEVRGQKATQWLDRMMLWVALHRDQFDKEEQMVVWILYHMTDKAADWALPIIGTIIKGKGNPPTTITALTAKFKEAFADPNAKRAAARKIAALTQTTTTAEYVTKFCNLMAELDWNKEAYIAQFTRGLHWKVKELLSTKDSIPDNLKAIFAATIKIDNIRRKNEENRPKKAPAKSPATVATSTTTNRVRLSKDPNYVTPEEQDCCRASGLCVKCGQKGHGIKQCPNGWKATIKEVAKVAEEEDRIEFVNLGLDSNKKPLLFIDLYAQNFPAEPLKTLIDSGATSNFISPLIVEKYKIPKTQLKNPQVVRMLDGTISQTGCIWHQVHITVLANGYTHSIPFLVCPIGNTPAILGMTWLTAEAPLIDWQQGLITFPEQAQIASKEEADPDPLADLPPQYHEFAKVFGKEEFKVLPPHREYNIAIDLVPDAKLSPGPIYGMTNAESRALKQHIDEELATGKIRPSTSSAGAPVMFVKKANSSLRLVVDYRKLNDVTHKNVYPLPRQDDLMAKLRHAKVFTKLDLRWGYNNIWIKEGDEWKTAFRTKYGLFEYLVMPFGLTNAPAAFQHFMNNLFRDLINVTVVIYLDDILIFSEDPKDHPTHVREVLSRLLRNQLFCKLSKCHFHVTTVDYLGIVISPAGFSMDQKKIEAVTSWPTPKTVKQVQAFLGFVNYLRRFIPNFSLVARPLHNLTKKETPWLWEIQEEEAFQELKSLVTKSRSLSTPNLTNPMGAILSQQGEDNRLHPIAYMSKSFSGAEANYDTHDKELLAIIKALEEWRIFLEATDKPVQVFTDHWNLEYWMQARTFNRQHARWRIFLSDFNFEIHYRPGKQLGKPDALSRQSDYVDNPSEPEVMLPAEVFANTSQEELEIVTEVRSKLREDPSLDPIIQKAYKDYDWEEDLLWYRGKLVIPDNEPLKDRLLREFHDSPLAGHPGQQRTLELLSRNYWWPGMKSTAKEWVECCPICQANRCAHAPVITLKPLEVPPYPFHTISYDFITGFPKSQGHNAILVVIDSFSKFGHFIPTSKRITARGLADLFITHVWKLHGLPVKTVLDRGTTFTGKFLRALYQRLGVKPAFSLAYHPESDGQTERVNQFIEFYLCSYVAADHSDWAAWLPLAEYAYNNAKHAATGKTPFELVYGQSPVMNPSNVPANVPEADNVADTLAREWKEAKSALRLSKERMTRNQGAVPEYLIGEKVWLDGKNVELRTNSNKLDPKRLGPFKILEKISSHAYRLELPETLKIHDVFYVGLLSKSHKSPSQPFPEQPPPETIEGEEEYEVEQIIDSKRQRGKWFYLIKWKGYSPEDNSWEPKEVLEHSQEEIQRFNKLRLKKACDSAKSL; encoded by the exons atggaaccggagccgacccttgcctctctccttgaggctatcaataccctcaccagccaagtcgggtccttgcaggcccaaatccactctcaaggccaacagctctctgagctcaaagccatatgcaaggagaccaacaaccttgttggcaacaaggaccagggcggagcccaagccaagcctggcccattgactgggcctgttacccctcctacccactcagggggGGAAGcacacactccaggaacggttaggcctgggctcaaggcccctttcaggccatcaagaggaacaggtttcgattcagaggaagaagaggagcccAGACgccccaaaaaagagccttgcagcacgcctaggagcctcagctccctcaccccctttgacacagggtccagcgtgaagcgccccaagatggacctcccagaTCCTTACAAGGGAGAAGTCAGGGGCCAAAAAGCCACTCAATGGCTGGATaggatgatgctctgggtagccctccaccgtgatcaatttgacaaggaggaacaaatggtcgtgtggatcctataccacatgactgacaaagctgccgactgggcactccccatcattgggacaatcatcaagggcaaggggaACCCCCCTACCACCATAACGGCCTTAACAGCCAAATTTAAGGAAGCCTTTGCAGATCCCAATGCCAAGAGGGCAGCCGCCAGAAAGATTGCTGCGCtaactcagaccacaaccacggctgagtatgtcaccaaattctgcaatctcatggcggaacttgattggaacaaggaggcctatattgcccaattcacgcgcggccttcactggaaggtcaaggaactgctgtCTACCAAAGATAGCATCCCAGACAACCTCAAAGCCATCTTTGCAGCgacaatcaaaattgacaatatccgccgcaaaaatgaggagaaccgccctaaaaaggcaccagccaagtccccggccaccgtggccacctccactaccaccaacagggtccgcctatccaaggaccccaattacgtcACTCCGGAGGAACAGGATTGTTGCCGCGCATCAGGactttgcgtcaagtgcggtcaaaagggccatgggatcaaacagtgccccaacggctggaaggccacaattaaggaggttgccaaggtggcagaagaagagg ATAGAATTGAATTTGTAAATCTAGGActagattcaaataaaaaaccactgcTCTTCATTGATCTATATGCCCAGAACTTCCCGGCAGAACCTTTGAAAACACTAatagactcaggagccacgtcaaacttcatttcccccttgattgtggaaaaatacaaaatcccaaaaacccaactcaaaaatccacaagttgtgagaatgttagatggcaccatttcccagactggttgcatttggcaccaggtccacatcacggttttggccaatggctaCACCCACTCCATaccttttcttgtttgccccattggcaacaccccggcaatccttggcatgacttggttaacggcagaagctcccctTATTGACTGGCAGCAGGGACTaatcaccttccctgaacaagcacagattgcctccaaggaagaagcggacccagatcctttagcagaccttccccctcagtaccatgagttcgctaaagtatttggcaaagaagaatttaaggtcctacCCCCTCACAGGGAATACAATATCGCAATAGACCTTGTTCCTGATGCCAAACTTTCCCCAGGGCCAATCTACGGAATGACCAACGCAGAATCAAGAGCGCTAAAGCAGcacattgatgaagaactggccacgggcaaaatccgtcctagtacctcctctgCTGGTGCTCCAgtaatgtttgtcaaaaaggccaaCAGTTCCCTCAGgctggttgttgattacaggaagttgaatgacgTTACCCATAAGAACGTATATCCCTTACCAAGgcaggatgacctcatggctaaacttaggcatgccaaggtcttcacaaaattggacttacgctggggatataataacatttggatcaaggaaggtgacgaatggaagactgcctTTAGGACTAAATACGGCCTATTTGAGTACCTAgtgatgccctttggccttaccaatgcccctgcagcgttccaacacttcatgaacaatctgtttagggacctcatcaatgtcactgtggttatctacttggatgacatcctgatcttctcggaagaccccaaggaccacccaacccatgtcagggaggtcCTATCACGGCTATTGAGGAATCAGctgttctgtaaactctctaagtgccacttccatgttacaacagtagattaccttggcattgtcatttCCCCTGCTGggttctcaatggaccaaaagaagattgaggccgtCACTTCCTGGCCCACGCCCAAAACTGTTAaacaggtccaagccttcctagggtttgtcaactaccttaGGCgtttcattcccaatttcagcttggttgcccgtcccctccacaacctcacaaaaaaggaaaccccatgGTTGTGGGAAATCCAAGAAGAGGAGGCGTTTCAGGAGTTGAAATCTCTGGTTACTAAGTCCCGGTCCTTATCCACTCCAAACCTGACCAACC ctatgggagccatcctaAGCCAACAAGGGGAGGATAACCGCCTTCACCCAATTGCttacatgtccaagtccttctccGGTGCAGaagctaattatgacacccacgataaggagctcctggctatTATTAAGGcactggaggaatggaggatattcCTGGAGGCAACGGATAAACCAGTACAAGTGTTCACAGACCATTGGAACttagaatactggatgcaggcaaggacattcaaCCGGCAACACGCgagatggcgcatattcctgagcgacttcaattTCGAAATCCACTACCGGccagggaaacagttggGGAAGCCAGACGCATTGTCCAGACAATCAGACTATGTTGACAACCCCTCGGAACCAGAAGTTATGCTtccagcagaagtctttgcaaacacatctcaggaagaactggagattgtcacagaagtaCGCTCCAAACTAAGGGAAGATCCCTCCCTGGAccccatcatcca GAAGGCGTACAAAGATTAcgactgggaagaggacctcctcTGGTACCGGGGAAAATTGGTAATTCCAGACAATGAACCCCTGAAGGACAGACTCCTCAGagaattccacgactcccccctagcaggacatccaggtcagcaaagaacccttgaactcctaagtcgtaactactggtggcctggCATGAAGTCTaccgccaaggaatgggtagaatgttgccctatctgccaagccaaccgatGCGCTCATGCTCCTGTCATCACCCttaaacccctagaagtccccccttatccgttccacaccatctcttaTGACTTCATTACAGGGTTTCCCAAGTCCCAAGGTCACAACGCTATACTGGTGGTAATagactccttttccaaatttggccatttcatccccacttccaagaGGATCACAGCAAGGGGTCTGGCGGATCTATTCATTAcccacgtctggaaactccatgggctacctgtcaaaacagtcttggatagaggaactaccttcacggggaaattcctaagggcactctACCAGCGACTTGGAGTGAAACCAGCATTCTCTTTGGCTTATCACCCAGAGTCAGATGGGCAAACGGAAAgagtcaaccagttcattgaattTTACCTATGCTCCTACGTGGCAGCCGATCATTCTGATTGGGCAGCTTGGTTACCcttggcagaatatgcgtacaataatgccaaacacgCAGCAACAGGAAAAACACCCTTTGAACTGGTCTACGGACAAAGCCCAGTGATGAACCcttccaacgtcccagccaacgtaccagaggcAGACAATGTAGCAGACACACTAGCCcgggaatggaaagaagccaagtCAGCCCTCAGATTAagcaaagaacggatgacCAGGAACCAAGGAGCAGTACCGGAGTACTTGATAGGAGagaaagtctggctggacggAAAGAACGTAGAACtcaggaccaattcaaacaaattggaccccaaacgtcttggtcccttcaaaatccttgagaaaatctccagccacgcctaccgcctagaactcccagaAACTCtaaaaatccatgacgtcttCTATGTTGGGTTGCTATCGAAGAGCCACAAgtcaccaagtcaaccatttccggaacaacctccccctgaaacaatagaaggagaggaggagTATGAAGTTGAACAGATCATCGACTCAAAACGTCAACGgggaaagtggttctacctgataaaatggaaaggttacagcccagaagacaattcatgggaacccaaGGAAGTCCTGGAGCATAGTCaagaggagatccaacgcttcaacaagttgcGCCtaaaaaaggcttgtgactctgccaagagcctttaa